From the Candidatus Methanoplasma cognatum genome, one window contains:
- a CDS encoding radical SAM protein, with translation MKICEYFRSIQGEGLMIGVPTYFIRTAGCNLRCDWCDTKYALEGGMEASVDEIMEMVDDTENVCITGGEPMLQKDTPELLDRLLKAGKKIVIETNGSKDISWIPKDERVIVSLDIKCPSSGMSERNLLSNLEHIGKKDQIKFVIGGAVDLNYAIRFIRENPVDTNIIFCPVGGMDLLPIAEEVVNRKLNVRVLPQLHKIIWGEKRSV, from the coding sequence ATGAAGATATGCGAATATTTCAGATCGATCCAGGGAGAGGGTCTGATGATAGGCGTCCCGACATATTTCATAAGGACGGCGGGGTGCAATCTGAGGTGCGATTGGTGCGATACCAAATATGCCCTGGAAGGCGGCATGGAAGCATCCGTTGACGAGATCATGGAGATGGTGGACGACACCGAGAACGTGTGTATCACCGGCGGGGAGCCGATGCTCCAGAAGGACACCCCTGAGCTGTTGGACAGACTTCTGAAGGCGGGAAAAAAGATAGTGATCGAAACGAACGGGTCAAAGGACATATCATGGATACCAAAGGATGAGAGGGTGATCGTCAGTCTTGATATCAAATGCCCCTCGTCGGGGATGTCAGAGAGGAATCTCCTTTCGAATCTGGAGCACATCGGGAAGAAGGACCAGATCAAATTTGTGATAGGCGGAGCGGTGGACCTGAACTACGCGATCCGGTTCATAAGAGAGAACCCCGTAGACACGAACATAATATTCTGTCCCGTGGGAGGAATGGACCTGCTACCGATAGCCGAAGAGGTTGTCAACAGAAAACTGAATGTGAGGGTGCTGCCTCAGCTTCATAAGATAATATGGGGAGAAAAGAGGTCAGTCTGA
- a CDS encoding NifB/NifX family molybdenum-iron cluster-binding protein — MKVVVIAEGDTLDSYVAEDFGHAPFFLVVDSDTLDYHVIENEYAKLEGAGMKVANAIAGLGVDAVITGGIGSHGLDILGKAGIHVAYDEEGAVEECVADLKRRTELRKRAGSD, encoded by the coding sequence ATGAAGGTCGTGGTCATTGCGGAAGGGGACACGCTGGATTCATATGTCGCGGAGGATTTCGGCCATGCGCCGTTCTTCCTGGTGGTCGATTCCGACACGCTGGATTATCATGTTATCGAGAACGAATATGCGAAATTGGAGGGTGCGGGCATGAAGGTCGCCAATGCGATAGCCGGGCTGGGAGTGGATGCGGTGATCACCGGCGGCATAGGCTCCCACGGCCTCGACATACTAGGCAAGGCCGGGATACATGTGGCTTACGACGAAGAAGGGGCCGTCGAAGAGTGCGTCGCGGACCTCAAAAGAAGAACTGAGTTAAGGAAAAGAGCGGGGTCAGACTGA
- a CDS encoding Mrp/NBP35 family ATP-binding protein — translation MSKPMMSGEDIVRDTQLQDSLSRIKHVVIVMSGKGGVGKSTVSSNLAQALSMKGYQTGLMDIDITGPNIPKMFRIEDEKLYANENDKLIPISVPPSLSIMSMAFLLPERDSAVMWRGPMKTSAIRQFIEDVEWGELDYLIVDMPPGTGDEAISIVQLIPKADGAVIVTTPQEVALLDSRKSITFASQTKLPVIGLIENMSGFVCPHCGELTEIFGSGGGEKAAESLNIQFLGRIPLEPGVAASGDSGMPVVVADPGSRSAAAFNEITERIIRTVERK, via the coding sequence ATGTCAAAACCAATGATGAGCGGCGAGGATATCGTCAGGGACACCCAGCTGCAAGACAGCCTTTCCAGGATCAAGCATGTGGTAATCGTCATGAGCGGAAAGGGAGGGGTGGGTAAGAGCACCGTTTCCTCCAACCTCGCTCAGGCCCTTTCTATGAAGGGCTATCAGACCGGCCTCATGGACATAGACATCACCGGCCCCAATATACCAAAGATGTTCCGCATAGAAGATGAGAAACTCTACGCAAACGAAAATGACAAGCTTATCCCAATATCGGTCCCGCCCTCGCTCAGCATAATGTCAATGGCTTTCCTGCTTCCGGAGAGGGACTCGGCGGTGATGTGGAGAGGCCCGATGAAGACGAGCGCAATAAGGCAGTTCATAGAGGACGTGGAATGGGGCGAATTGGATTACCTCATAGTAGATATGCCTCCGGGGACCGGTGACGAGGCGATATCGATCGTTCAGCTGATACCTAAAGCGGACGGCGCCGTTATCGTAACAACGCCTCAGGAGGTCGCTCTGCTTGACAGCAGAAAATCCATCACTTTCGCGTCCCAGACAAAACTGCCTGTTATAGGATTGATCGAGAACATGAGCGGGTTCGTGTGTCCGCACTGCGGCGAGCTTACGGAGATATTCGGATCCGGCGGCGGAGAGAAAGCAGCGGAGAGCCTGAACATACAGTTCTTGGGGCGTATTCCTCTCGAGCCCGGCGTAGCGGCGTCGGGAGACTCCGGCATGCCTGTGGTAGTGGCCGATCCCGGATCGAGGTCCGCCGCTGCGTTCAATGAGATAACGGAAAGGATCATAAGAACGGTGGAGAGAAAATGA